The following proteins are encoded in a genomic region of Oncorhynchus kisutch isolate 150728-3 linkage group LG4, Okis_V2, whole genome shotgun sequence:
- the LOC109888642 gene encoding potassium voltage-gated channel subfamily G member 4-like, whose amino-acid sequence MPIISNANHDFSNLSASDDSSLDAIFTQIPETESVKGVYYQRAQFIRRPEDLLSVDHGLLAVINVGGNQYTFPWSTLEQFPLTRLGRLCGLSSPEEIAGVCDDYDETRREFFFDRSPSAFRVILNFLAAGKLRMLREMCVLSLHDELLYWGVEMTYMERCCKRKMYTRIEEMNEHERQEKEQRQRHALLRPPVEETRYRKFMNQLRDMVENPQSGLPGKIFACLSVVMVAVTVISLCISTMPDLREEEDRGECSQKCRNMFIVETVCVAWFSLEWILRFIQARSKLEFIRGPLNVIDAMAILPYYVSLVVDEDDPAMDHEKAGGTSYLDKLGLVLRILRALRILYVMRLARHSLGLQTLGLTVRRSTREFGLLLLFLCVAVTLFSPLVHLAESELTGVEDFSSIPASYWWAIISMTTVGYGDMVPRSIPGQVVALSSILSGILIMAFPATSIFHMFSKSYQDLKREHDRLFKEECAAAAALAAASGEGQEGSEDFPPPGLRHICPDTESTRSLESLSLLENGVEANQRSHSPRLPAGAF is encoded by the exons ATGCCCATCATCAGCAACGCAAACCACGACTTCAGCAACCTCTCGGCCAGCGATGACAGCAGCCTCGACGCCATCTTCACCCAAATCCCAGAGACGGAGTCGGTCAAGGGGGTCTACTATCAGAGGGCCCAGTTCATTAGACGCCCAGAGGACCTGCTGTCAGTTGACCACGGCCTGCTAGCGGTCATCAACGTGGGGGGCAACCAATACACCTTCCCCTGGAGCACACTGGAGCAGTTCCCCCTTACCCGGCTGGGACGGCTCTGTGGTCTCAGCAGCCCAGAGGAGATTGCCGGCGTGTGTGACGACTATGATGAGACGCGGCGGGAGTTCTTCTTTGACCGCAGCCCCTCGGCCTTCCGCGTCATCCTCAACTTCCTGGCGGCAGGGAAGCTGCGTATGCTGAGGGAGATGTGTGTGCTGTCGCTCCACGACGAGCTGCTCTACTGGGGCGTGGAGATGACCTACATGGAGCGCTGCTGTAAGAGGAAGATGTACACGCGCATCGAGGAAATGAATGAGCACGAGAGGCAGGAGAAGGAGCAGAGGCAGAGGCACGCCCTGCTGCGCCCCCCAGTTGAGGAGACTCGCTATCGCAAGTTCATGAACCAGCTGAGGGATATGGTGGAGAACCCCCAGTCTGGATTGCCAGGGAAGATCTTTGCCTGCCTGTCGGTGGTGATGGTGGCTGTGACCGTAATAAGCCTGTGCATCAGCACCATGCCGGACctcagggaggaggaagacaga ggtgagTGTTCTCAGAAGTGTCGCAATATGTTCATTgtggagacagtgtgtgtggcctGGTTCTCCCTGGAGTGGATCCTGCGCTTCATCCAGGCTCGCAGCAAGCTGGAATTCATCCGTGGGCCCCTCAACGTCATTGACGCCATGGCCATCTTGCCCTACTACGTGTCCCTGGTGGTGGATGAAGATGACCCGGCCATGGACCATGAGAAGGCCGGAGGGACCAGCTACCTGGACAAGCTAGGCCTGGTGCTGAGGATCCTGAGGGCCCTAAGGATCCTGTATGTGATGAGGCTGGCCCGTCACTCTCTGGGCCTGCAGACCCTGGGCCTAACGGTGAGGAGGAGCACCAGAGAGTTTGGCCTGCTGCTGCTCTTCCTGTGTGTGGCCGTCACCCTCTTCTCCCCGCTGGTCCACCTGGCTGAGAGTGAGCTGACCGGAGTCGAGGACTTCAGCAGTATCCCTGCCTCCTATTGGTGGGCCATCATCTCCATGACGACGGTGGGCTATGGAGACATGGTGCCACGTAGCATCCCGGGCCAGGTGGTGGCGCTGAGCAGCATCCTGAGTGGCATCCTCATCATGGCCTTCCCTGCCACCTCCATCTTCCACATGTTCTCTAAGAGCTACCAGGATCTCAAGCGGGAGCATGACCGCCTGTTTAAGGAGGAGTGTGCAGCGGCAGCGGCCTTAGCGGCAGCCAGCGGGGAGGGCCAGGAGGGGAGCGAGGACTTCCCGCCCCCAGGACTGCGCCACATTTGTCCAGACACGGAGAGCACTCGCTCTCTGGAGTCCCTGTCATTGCTGGAGAATGGTGTTGAGGCTAACCAGCGTAGCCACAGCCCCAGGCTGCCAGCAGGAGCCTTTTAG